A portion of the Mesobacillus boroniphilus genome contains these proteins:
- the pgaC gene encoding poly-beta-1,6-N-acetyl-D-glucosamine synthase gives MINYLVLFLFYYPLVMGIVWITGSLIYYVKKEKQNRFFEHSTEDLPFVSLLIPAYNEEQTIEETVKYASSLNYPNYEVIVINDGSKDQTLTILKSLLDQYPNLRLVNVVNNKGKANALKQGVLASKGELIATIDSDAILDKDALNHIVPHFITPNNGERVGAVTGNPRIRNRTSLLARIQLVEYASIIGLIKRTQRVLGKVMTVSGVFVVFRKKALLDAGMWDTDLITDDIGITWKLQRRFWDVRYEPKALCWMLVPETLKGIWKQRLRWTQGGIEVILRHMDIFMDWRQRRLYPVYIEQVLSVLWSITWFVSLLIMLYKYIFDQEFIMPTLWIGNYLSIICLLQFLVALYIERKYEKGILKYMLWGIWYPILYWHINALLVIRAVPRGLKILRKNKDQFATWESPDRGLHI, from the coding sequence TTGATCAATTATTTGGTGCTGTTTCTGTTTTATTATCCACTTGTCATGGGGATTGTTTGGATTACGGGAAGTTTAATTTATTATGTAAAAAAAGAGAAGCAGAATCGCTTCTTTGAACACAGTACGGAGGATTTACCTTTTGTTTCCTTGCTGATTCCGGCATACAATGAGGAACAGACAATTGAGGAAACGGTTAAGTATGCATCAAGCCTCAACTATCCCAACTATGAAGTGATCGTCATTAATGATGGCAGCAAGGACCAGACACTTACAATACTAAAATCTTTGCTTGACCAGTACCCGAATTTGCGGCTCGTCAATGTCGTGAACAATAAGGGCAAGGCGAATGCGCTGAAACAGGGAGTGCTGGCCTCGAAAGGTGAACTTATCGCGACGATCGACAGTGATGCGATTCTGGATAAGGACGCGCTCAACCATATCGTCCCGCACTTCATCACTCCGAATAATGGAGAGAGAGTTGGCGCGGTTACCGGCAACCCGAGGATCCGCAATCGGACAAGCCTGCTCGCGAGAATCCAACTGGTTGAATACGCAAGTATTATTGGTTTAATAAAAAGGACGCAAAGAGTGCTCGGCAAAGTCATGACGGTTTCTGGTGTGTTTGTTGTTTTTCGGAAAAAGGCCCTTCTGGACGCGGGCATGTGGGATACCGACCTGATTACGGACGATATCGGGATTACCTGGAAGCTGCAAAGACGATTCTGGGACGTTCGGTACGAACCTAAGGCGCTTTGCTGGATGCTTGTCCCGGAAACGTTGAAGGGAATCTGGAAGCAGCGCCTGAGATGGACCCAGGGTGGAATTGAAGTCATCCTGCGCCACATGGATATTTTTATGGATTGGCGCCAGCGGAGATTGTACCCGGTCTATATCGAACAGGTACTGAGCGTCCTTTGGTCGATCACCTGGTTTGTGTCGCTGCTCATTATGCTGTACAAATATATTTTCGATCAGGAATTCATCATGCCAACATTATGGATCGGCAACTATCTATCGATTATATGTCTGCTGCAATTCCTGGTTGCGCTCTACATTGAAAGGAAGTATGAAAAAGGAATCCTTAAATACATGCTATGGGGAATCTGGTATCCCATCCTTTACTGGCATATCAACGCCCTGCTCGTCATAAGGGCAGTGCCGAGAGGGTTAAAAATACTCAGGAAAAATAAAGACCAATTTGCCACATGGGAGAGTCCGGACCGCGGACTACATATATAA
- the pgaD gene encoding poly-beta-1,6-N-acetyl-D-glucosamine biosynthesis protein PgaD, protein MIINSKQSKPRKIIDILLTFFGWLFLALFLYNLITYFEGDLDFTFIELNLANANSILLITVLVVIVSAAFLSWWSSYNKRKYGPLKRRTFPPQTSQKELAEYFELTEEEIRQIQSNQYIERN, encoded by the coding sequence ATGATTATTAACAGTAAGCAGTCAAAACCGCGAAAAATCATAGACATCCTGCTGACCTTTTTCGGATGGTTGTTTCTCGCGCTATTCCTATATAATCTCATCACTTATTTCGAAGGGGACCTGGACTTCACATTCATTGAACTGAATTTAGCCAACGCGAATTCAATCCTGCTCATCACCGTTCTTGTGGTAATCGTAAGCGCCGCCTTCCTTAGCTGGTGGAGTTCATACAACAAGCGCAAATACGGACCGCTCAAAAGAAGAACCTTCCCGCCACAGACAAGCCAAAAAGAACTCGCCGAGTACTTCGAACTAACAGAAGAAGAAATAAGACAGATACAAAGCAATCAATATATTGAGAGAAACTGA
- a CDS encoding transposase produces MARKARVKSTSGIYHVMFRGVNRQDIFHDDEDRMKFLEILKKYKEYAGLVVYAWCLMSNHIHLLLKEGEEGIGATMKRVGVSYALFFNWKYQTSGHLFQNRFNSESVEQDDYFLTVVRYIHQNPVKAGMVGRVEDWRWSSCSGYYDQPCFPEGLLERSRVLQMFSPDASIAKEKFREYNEQTNQDECLEDYPFKRRRLTDEEAGHEIKEILGTREIAQVKSLPKDERDIVLRKIKSIDGLSQRQAARILGIPPSLVFKV; encoded by the coding sequence ATGGCTCGTAAAGCTAGGGTGAAAAGCACTAGTGGTATTTATCATGTCATGTTTCGCGGGGTGAATCGGCAGGATATTTTTCATGATGATGAAGATAGGATGAAGTTTCTTGAGATTCTGAAGAAATATAAGGAGTATGCTGGGCTTGTAGTGTATGCCTGGTGTTTAATGAGTAACCATATCCATCTGCTTTTAAAAGAGGGGGAGGAGGGAATTGGGGCGACGATGAAGCGAGTTGGTGTGAGTTATGCGTTATTTTTTAATTGGAAATACCAGACTTCGGGCCATCTGTTTCAGAATCGGTTTAACAGCGAAAGTGTAGAACAGGATGATTATTTCCTCACGGTGGTCCGGTACATCCATCAAAATCCGGTGAAGGCAGGAATGGTAGGGAGGGTGGAAGATTGGCGGTGGAGCAGTTGTTCCGGGTATTATGATCAACCATGTTTCCCGGAAGGTTTGCTTGAAAGAAGCAGGGTTTTGCAGATGTTTTCGCCTGATGCTTCCATCGCTAAGGAGAAATTCAGGGAATATAATGAACAAACTAATCAAGATGAGTGCCTCGAGGATTATCCGTTTAAGCGCCGGAGATTGACCGATGAAGAGGCAGGGCATGAAATCAAGGAAATCCTCGGTACCCGGGAAATCGCTCAGGTGAAGAGCCTGCCTAAAGATGAAAGGGACATTGTGTTAAGGAAAATCAAAAGTATTGATGGTTTATCTCAGCGTCAGGCAGCCAGGATCCTCGGTATCCCGCCTAGTCTGGTTTTTAAGGTATAA
- a CDS encoding LytR family transcriptional regulator: MRFNKRRNKKMTRLQIMGIIGLLIMIGAGVYLYTIYSSVSKAVETMHQPIDRKTTDQRKNIAHAESDEVSDENRKPFSVLLLGVDARPGDKGRSDTMIVMTVNPELNSTKMVSIPRDTRTRIVGKGFDDKINHAYAFGGAQMSIDTVEEFLNIPIDYFVQVNMEGFEDIVNAVGGVTVDNTLTFSQGGYDFQEGEIDLNGNKALAYVRMRKEDPNGDFGRQQRQRQVIQGVINKGRSFSSITKLDEILEALSKNVKTNLTLREMADIQKHYKNASKDIQQLQLTGTGTIIDKIYYQIIPEEEKQKVQNELQMHLGDSSPVSSPN, translated from the coding sequence GTGAGGTTTAATAAACGAAGAAATAAGAAGATGACCAGGCTTCAAATTATGGGAATCATAGGATTATTGATCATGATAGGAGCCGGCGTTTATTTATACACTATTTATTCATCTGTCTCAAAAGCGGTAGAAACGATGCATCAGCCGATTGATCGCAAGACGACTGATCAGCGTAAGAACATCGCCCATGCAGAAAGCGATGAAGTAAGCGATGAAAACAGGAAGCCCTTTTCCGTATTGTTGCTGGGTGTGGACGCCCGACCTGGTGACAAAGGGCGATCGGATACAATGATTGTCATGACGGTGAATCCTGAACTAAACTCTACTAAAATGGTAAGCATTCCCCGTGATACAAGAACTCGAATTGTGGGAAAAGGATTTGACGACAAGATTAATCATGCCTACGCATTTGGCGGTGCACAGATGTCCATAGATACAGTCGAGGAATTCCTGAACATCCCGATCGACTATTTTGTTCAAGTAAATATGGAAGGCTTTGAAGATATCGTAAACGCTGTAGGCGGAGTTACGGTTGACAATACATTAACTTTTTCCCAAGGCGGTTATGACTTCCAAGAAGGTGAAATCGATCTAAACGGAAATAAAGCTTTAGCGTATGTAAGGATGAGAAAAGAAGATCCAAACGGGGACTTTGGAAGGCAGCAAAGACAGCGGCAAGTCATACAGGGTGTAATAAACAAAGGGAGAAGCTTCAGCTCCATCACTAAGTTAGACGAAATACTAGAAGCCCTAAGCAAAAACGTAAAAACCAACCTGACCCTGAGAGAAATGGCAGACATCCAAAAACACTATAAAAATGCCAGCAAAGACATTCAACAATTACAGCTAACAGGAACAGGAACAATCATCGATAAAATCTATTATCAAATCATCCCAGAAGAAGAAAAACAAAAAGTCCAAAATGAACTACAAATGCATTTAGGTGACAGTTCCCCTGTTTCATCTCCAAACTAA
- a CDS encoding phosphatidylinositol-specific phospholipase C/glycerophosphodiester phosphodiesterase family protein — MMIGREAKLKQGKWSILLLFILAAITLAGCGKDAVNENVLASEAAAKKKEKKQSVLADKPVVLHGLGFIEGHMVTNSIEAFTANYDRGFRVFEVDLQMTSDNRLIARHDWELVHYEWLGQEVPEVGGPKPFDEIMPMKIHGKYTAPSWEQILELMQKYPDAYFVTDTKDKEEEIVRQSFSYLVEATKKVDPELLDRVIPQIYDKPMLGYIKDYHDFNEVIYTLYKHTNEDIPTPKDLAEWSAANNVTAITALPFRLTEEMQAALNEKNITIYTHTINKPEHAEAYRSRGWGIYTDYLLYDGENYIAP; from the coding sequence ATGATGATCGGGAGAGAAGCGAAATTGAAACAAGGAAAGTGGTCTATTCTTTTATTGTTCATATTGGCAGCTATTACTCTGGCTGGTTGTGGCAAAGATGCAGTCAATGAGAATGTGTTAGCGAGCGAGGCAGCGGCAAAAAAGAAAGAGAAAAAACAATCAGTTTTAGCTGATAAGCCTGTGGTTCTTCATGGACTTGGATTTATTGAGGGACATATGGTTACAAACTCTATCGAGGCTTTTACAGCGAACTATGACCGGGGTTTCAGAGTGTTTGAGGTTGATTTGCAAATGACTTCCGATAATCGTTTAATTGCCCGGCATGACTGGGAATTGGTCCATTATGAATGGTTAGGGCAGGAGGTTCCTGAAGTAGGAGGGCCAAAGCCGTTTGATGAAATAATGCCTATGAAGATCCATGGTAAGTATACTGCACCATCATGGGAGCAAATCCTGGAGCTGATGCAGAAGTATCCGGATGCTTACTTTGTGACTGACACGAAAGATAAAGAGGAAGAAATAGTTCGTCAATCCTTCTCATATTTGGTAGAGGCGACAAAAAAGGTTGATCCGGAACTGCTGGACCGTGTCATTCCTCAAATTTATGATAAGCCTATGCTTGGTTATATAAAGGATTATCATGACTTTAACGAAGTAATCTATACGTTGTACAAACACACAAATGAAGACATCCCGACTCCGAAAGATTTGGCAGAATGGTCCGCCGCCAACAACGTAACGGCGATAACAGCCTTGCCATTCCGATTAACAGAAGAAATGCAAGCCGCACTAAATGAGAAAAATATCACCATTTACACACATACCATCAACAAACCGGAACACGCAGAAGCATACAGGTCCAGGGGATGGGGCATCTACACAGACTACCTCCTATACGACGGGGAGAATTATATTGCACCTTAA
- a CDS encoding HNH endonuclease, whose translation MSFIRTIGKGAGTVGGGLIGGTVKVAGKAVGSKWKDTGEWIEEVGNGIQAASEVAFENAGQFLDGAVHGAYGAIKQDEYHKQKGLMDLKDSTFKTIKGIGSTVKYTAQNVGTVYKGYSSGDKDQAIKGMKNLGKVVAVSGLAIGILDFADGADVAEAEELVTRNDHLNGYEHPETGVLFVEKTVDLPNGQVIEGTFPVFDDSFNVIIAEEIYSESDNVHFRIANATLYQAIVENPQLAYEMNLSQSDIQSLASGQTPEGYTWHHNEEPGLLQLVDEETHAQTAHTGGRSIWGGGSENR comes from the coding sequence ATGAGTTTTATTCGGACTATTGGCAAGGGTGCCGGAACTGTCGGTGGTGGTTTGATCGGCGGAACCGTCAAGGTGGCTGGAAAAGCTGTGGGCAGCAAGTGGAAGGACACTGGGGAATGGATTGAAGAGGTTGGAAATGGTATTCAAGCAGCATCCGAGGTTGCATTTGAGAACGCCGGGCAGTTTCTGGATGGCGCTGTTCATGGAGCGTATGGTGCGATAAAACAAGATGAATATCATAAGCAAAAGGGCTTGATGGATTTAAAGGATTCTACCTTTAAGACAATAAAAGGGATAGGCTCTACCGTAAAATACACAGCGCAGAATGTTGGCACTGTATACAAGGGATACTCAAGCGGAGATAAAGACCAAGCCATCAAAGGGATGAAAAATCTCGGGAAAGTTGTAGCCGTATCAGGACTGGCAATCGGTATATTGGACTTCGCAGATGGAGCAGACGTTGCCGAAGCAGAGGAGCTTGTAACCAGGAATGACCACTTGAATGGATATGAACATCCTGAGACTGGTGTTCTTTTTGTGGAAAAGACAGTGGATCTGCCAAATGGCCAGGTGATCGAAGGGACTTTTCCAGTATTTGATGATTCCTTCAATGTCATCATAGCTGAAGAAATATATTCTGAAAGTGATAATGTTCATTTTAGAATAGCGAATGCAACATTGTACCAGGCAATCGTTGAAAACCCGCAGCTTGCCTATGAAATGAATCTGTCTCAATCTGATATCCAAAGCCTTGCAAGCGGGCAAACTCCTGAGGGATACACATGGCACCATAATGAAGAACCAGGACTATTGCAGCTGGTGGATGAAGAGACCCATGCTCAAACAGCCCATACAGGCGGCCGGTCCATTTGGGGCGGAGGCAGTGAAAATCGTTAA
- a CDS encoding VanZ family protein: MPKRVMRLVFNYQLMFGTDKLMHFAGFAVFAAFFGLMIILVSEYQEVKQRISVVWITLVTIGIIEEYRQYWLPNRSTEFLDAIANIAGVTIGLALPLLFVFLVRHRRQFFSKALGLYTFVLIPLLIGLLYLNERPFFTYEERIQERIRSLAALVGW; encoded by the coding sequence ATGCCTAAGAGGGTGATGAGATTGGTGTTCAATTATCAATTGATGTTTGGGACGGACAAATTGATGCATTTCGCAGGGTTTGCTGTTTTCGCAGCGTTCTTTGGCTTGATGATTATACTTGTATCGGAATACCAGGAGGTGAAGCAACGGATTTCCGTTGTGTGGATCACCCTGGTGACGATTGGGATTATTGAAGAATACCGTCAATACTGGCTCCCGAATAGAAGCACGGAATTTCTCGATGCCATTGCCAATATAGCTGGCGTGACAATAGGACTGGCGCTGCCTTTGCTGTTTGTATTTTTAGTTAGGCATCGAAGGCAATTTTTTTCAAAAGCGCTGGGCTTATATACATTTGTTCTGATTCCGCTCCTGATTGGCTTGCTCTATTTAAACGAGCGCCCGTTTTTTACTTATGAAGAGCGTATTCAGGAAAGAATCAGGAGCCTGGCTGCATTGGTAGGCTGGTAA
- a CDS encoding M14 family zinc carboxypeptidase, with protein MKKSKKVLAGLSVLALCASLTTPTFATNSPNGNLYNENQVYSVKGFTNYAEMVKRLQQIEANSQGRVALEVVGQSNQGRDIYQARVGTGDKVVLIESEIHGNESTGTEALLSILQYLGSSNSPEAQKIREEITLVTLPKMNPDASELDRRGNDMSWEEVVEDFPQLADAAGPAWNYYNNRIIQDRDYNGRPGFDVNRDFNPDLNYVPKAEDFPGTSSKAGWYITPESQTVRDVYKSLQTEFGKVDVFIDLHHQGQYYVEGTDDLVTMSLSADFVPDPNTPAGAKYAQYADNYNFDFSKQLNLAAYNALQSLGENSPFNNITLYSQNLDLPGTALGSFALNGSGTVLFEVRGQSHSLGQKKKGQLVKAVETGLYGIINGVVDGSVEDLNAEDYDEIPKTAYRPGI; from the coding sequence ATGAAAAAAAGCAAAAAGGTTTTGGCTGGATTAAGTGTACTGGCTTTGTGTGCGTCCCTTACAACTCCGACGTTCGCGACCAATTCACCGAATGGGAATCTATACAATGAGAATCAGGTGTACTCTGTAAAAGGTTTTACCAACTACGCTGAGATGGTGAAGCGCCTTCAGCAAATTGAGGCAAACAGCCAGGGAAGAGTTGCTTTGGAGGTGGTTGGCCAGTCAAACCAGGGAAGAGACATTTACCAGGCAAGAGTCGGGACCGGGGATAAAGTCGTCTTGATTGAGAGTGAAATCCACGGAAATGAAAGCACTGGAACGGAAGCTCTATTAAGCATCCTTCAATATTTGGGATCCAGCAATTCACCTGAGGCGCAAAAAATCCGTGAGGAAATCACCCTTGTGACTCTTCCAAAAATGAACCCGGATGCGTCTGAACTGGATCGTCGCGGCAATGATATGTCCTGGGAAGAAGTTGTCGAAGACTTCCCGCAGCTGGCCGATGCTGCAGGCCCTGCCTGGAATTACTATAACAACCGAATCATTCAAGACAGAGATTACAATGGCCGTCCTGGTTTCGATGTGAACCGCGACTTCAATCCTGATTTGAATTATGTCCCTAAGGCCGAAGACTTCCCAGGAACATCGAGCAAGGCTGGCTGGTATATCACACCTGAATCACAAACAGTACGCGATGTCTATAAATCTCTCCAAACAGAGTTCGGAAAGGTAGATGTATTCATCGACCTTCACCACCAGGGACAATACTATGTCGAAGGAACAGATGACCTTGTCACGATGTCGCTTTCAGCCGACTTCGTTCCAGATCCAAACACTCCGGCCGGAGCAAAATACGCCCAATATGCGGACAACTACAATTTTGATTTCTCGAAGCAATTGAATCTCGCTGCATATAACGCACTGCAATCACTTGGTGAAAACTCACCTTTCAACAACATCACCCTTTACAGCCAGAATCTTGATCTTCCAGGAACAGCCCTTGGCAGCTTCGCATTGAATGGCAGCGGAACCGTCCTGTTCGAGGTTCGCGGTCAATCCCATTCATTAGGCCAAAAGAAGAAAGGCCAGCTTGTCAAAGCGGTAGAAACCGGATTGTATGGAATCATCAATGGTGTAGTGGATGGTTCGGTTGAAGATCTAAATGCTGAGGATTATGATGAAATTCCGAAGACAGCATACAGACCAGGAATTTAA
- a CDS encoding NEW3 domain-containing protein codes for MRKSFIGLLSLLLVFSMLPISGSAVETQEPDVDLWNAVKPLDTTVTFLNTGAHPDDERSDFLAYLSRGLGVKTASMIANRGEGGQNEIGNELGNALGIIRSREMIEAAKITGVTAYHLSETTNDAIYDFGFSKSPDETLEKWDEDVAYERLIRFIRTYQPDIVMPSFRNTPTQHGHHRAMEILSEKAFEDAANPTVYPEQLKEGLSVWQIKKLFLPAESKDTATASIEIGMYDPTYQMSYPQLGEASRYMHKSQGMGNDIPVAPRETHLELLYSAVDTNGSDELFAGIPYDLAEWAKTLPKNENSLSVQFTKLQDQLESIIASYPDRDAVFTQSKKALKDVLRLQNKTEKAKLDDELKSDLLHKLSLKEEQLQTASFVASSLDVKAEAESTVLTKGQETTVTVTIENNGSQELEHINVELLAPEGWAVTSKADEAALAPGKSASITFDVSVPEDAEFYHAYKEPVLQAKVSYKSDGATVEQIEQLEGTIAVLPDAAVTLNPEDIIVNTANVQDVIPVTAKIKNYFNGAAQASVSLKAPAGWVVEPKSATVDFSAQFEEKEVAFTLSPPQGIESGDFKIDAEVAVNGETFNSTVQEISYDHIGTFYYQYPAQVNGVAFELLKNDDLKVGYIDSGFDLVADYLSNAGLNITKLTESDLATTDLSQYDTIVVGIRAYLSRADLIANNARLLKYVEDGGHLVVQYHKPGDNWDTNFTAPYMLKIGTPSIKWRVTDENAKVNVLQPDSPLFNYPNKITDSDWDNWIQERGLYYPMAWGPEYQTFVSMADPGEDAFDGGILMANYGKGTYLYTNLVFYRQIQGQVPGGYRIFTNLISYGTQE; via the coding sequence ATGAGAAAGTCCTTTATTGGTTTGCTCTCTTTATTGCTTGTCTTTTCGATGCTGCCAATCAGCGGTTCCGCTGTGGAGACCCAGGAGCCCGATGTTGACCTCTGGAATGCAGTGAAGCCCCTCGACACTACGGTGACCTTCTTGAATACCGGTGCTCACCCCGATGATGAGCGAAGCGACTTTTTAGCGTACCTTTCTCGGGGATTGGGTGTTAAAACAGCCAGCATGATTGCGAACCGCGGTGAAGGCGGCCAAAATGAAATCGGCAATGAGCTTGGAAATGCCCTTGGGATCATCCGTTCCCGCGAAATGATCGAAGCCGCTAAAATCACTGGTGTTACAGCTTATCATTTAAGCGAAACAACTAACGATGCAATCTATGACTTCGGTTTTTCCAAAAGCCCTGATGAAACGCTGGAAAAATGGGATGAGGATGTTGCGTATGAGCGCTTAATCCGTTTTATCCGTACGTACCAGCCTGATATTGTCATGCCTTCATTCAGGAACACTCCTACACAGCACGGCCACCACCGCGCGATGGAAATCCTGAGCGAGAAAGCTTTTGAAGATGCTGCAAATCCAACAGTCTACCCTGAGCAGTTAAAAGAAGGATTGTCAGTATGGCAAATCAAAAAGCTTTTCCTCCCTGCTGAATCAAAAGATACTGCCACAGCTTCTATTGAGATCGGCATGTATGATCCGACTTACCAAATGTCCTATCCACAGCTGGGAGAAGCATCCCGCTATATGCACAAAAGCCAGGGAATGGGCAATGACATCCCTGTTGCACCACGCGAGACTCATCTCGAATTGCTTTACAGCGCTGTTGACACAAATGGCAGCGATGAACTTTTTGCAGGAATTCCATATGATTTGGCAGAATGGGCAAAAACGCTTCCAAAGAATGAGAATTCCCTGTCAGTCCAGTTCACAAAACTCCAAGACCAGCTTGAATCCATCATTGCTTCCTACCCTGACAGAGATGCAGTATTCACACAATCAAAGAAAGCTTTAAAAGATGTCCTCCGCCTGCAAAACAAGACTGAAAAAGCCAAGCTTGATGATGAACTGAAATCTGATTTACTTCACAAGCTAAGCCTGAAAGAGGAACAGCTGCAAACAGCAAGCTTCGTTGCATCCAGCCTGGATGTCAAGGCTGAAGCAGAATCGACAGTCCTGACAAAGGGCCAGGAAACAACGGTTACCGTAACAATAGAGAATAATGGCTCACAGGAATTGGAGCATATTAACGTTGAATTATTGGCTCCTGAAGGCTGGGCCGTTACATCGAAGGCCGATGAAGCTGCATTAGCTCCAGGCAAATCGGCATCCATTACCTTTGATGTATCTGTCCCTGAAGATGCCGAATTCTATCACGCATATAAAGAGCCAGTTTTACAGGCAAAAGTATCTTACAAGAGTGATGGAGCTACAGTCGAACAGATTGAACAGCTGGAAGGAACCATCGCAGTCCTGCCAGACGCTGCAGTCACCTTAAATCCAGAGGATATCATTGTCAACACAGCCAATGTCCAGGATGTAATCCCGGTAACAGCAAAGATTAAGAACTATTTTAACGGTGCAGCACAAGCATCTGTGTCTCTGAAAGCACCTGCAGGATGGGTCGTAGAACCGAAATCAGCAACAGTTGATTTCAGCGCACAATTCGAGGAAAAAGAAGTAGCGTTCACCCTTTCACCACCACAAGGCATTGAATCTGGCGATTTTAAAATTGATGCTGAAGTTGCCGTGAATGGTGAAACATTCAATTCAACAGTCCAGGAAATCAGCTATGACCATATTGGAACGTTCTACTACCAATACCCTGCACAAGTTAACGGCGTAGCGTTCGAATTGCTGAAAAATGACGACTTAAAAGTTGGATATATCGACAGCGGCTTTGACCTGGTTGCGGATTATCTATCCAATGCCGGCTTGAATATCACAAAACTGACTGAATCTGATCTGGCAACAACAGATTTAAGCCAGTATGACACGATTGTAGTCGGAATTCGCGCTTACCTATCAAGAGCAGACCTTATTGCCAATAACGCCCGACTGCTTAAATACGTAGAAGACGGCGGGCATTTAGTCGTCCAATACCACAAGCCAGGAGACAACTGGGATACCAATTTCACAGCGCCATACATGCTGAAAATCGGTACTCCATCCATCAAGTGGCGCGTAACCGATGAAAACGCAAAAGTAAACGTTCTGCAGCCAGATTCGCCTCTTTTCAACTATCCAAACAAAATCACAGACAGCGACTGGGATAATTGGATCCAGGAAAGAGGACTCTATTACCCAATGGCCTGGGGACCAGAATACCAGACATTCGTCAGCATGGCTGACCCAGGAGAAGACGCGTTTGATGGCGGCATCCTTATGGCCAACTATGGCAAAGGAACTTACCTCTACACCAACCTGGTATTCTACCGTCAGATCCAGGGACAGGTGCCAGGCGGATACAGGATATTCACTAACTTGATCAGCTACGGGACACAGGAGTAA
- a CDS encoding ROK family transcriptional regulator — MQLKSLNKKRVLQCIQENSPISRAEIAAKINVSKPTVSLLVDELIQEKWIFEKGIGESTSQGGRRPIQLYFNEKAAYIIGTDIGGTKVKTVICDLNGNIVASSSFNTCHYLESGLLKQIAKEIDFMVNKEGIEVEKILGMGAGVPGITETTTGIVVEAPSLNWVRYPFIKEAERHIPFPVHVDNDVNVAALGEQWLGNARDKQNVLFIAVGTGIGSGIIINNQLYRGSSSAAGEIGYMVTDKNDMKNEFKPIFHRYGYLESVAGGKSIGDRLTKCIQNEPEHPMHKQALASELPGEMAFKLAKTGDGIALKVIDEAIEHLAYGIVNAASLLNPEVVILGGGVLKSSEFILPKLQEIVNQYLPSSVQLKTSQLGDNAGVLGAVSLFMREHESLIKYN; from the coding sequence ATGCAGCTGAAATCACTTAACAAGAAAAGAGTGCTTCAGTGCATTCAAGAAAATTCACCGATCTCAAGGGCTGAAATTGCAGCAAAAATCAATGTCAGCAAGCCAACGGTATCTTTATTGGTCGATGAATTGATTCAGGAAAAGTGGATTTTTGAGAAGGGGATTGGTGAGTCGACGTCACAGGGAGGCAGAAGGCCAATCCAGCTGTACTTCAATGAAAAGGCAGCATACATAATCGGAACGGATATTGGCGGGACAAAAGTAAAGACCGTTATTTGCGATTTGAATGGGAACATTGTCGCGAGCAGCAGTTTTAACACATGCCATTATCTTGAATCGGGGCTGCTGAAGCAGATTGCCAAAGAAATTGATTTTATGGTGAACAAAGAAGGAATCGAAGTCGAGAAGATCCTGGGAATGGGTGCCGGAGTTCCTGGAATCACCGAGACGACAACCGGGATCGTCGTTGAGGCCCCGAGCTTGAATTGGGTCCGGTATCCTTTTATCAAAGAAGCGGAGCGGCACATTCCCTTCCCGGTACATGTGGATAATGATGTGAATGTCGCTGCGCTTGGTGAGCAATGGCTTGGCAATGCTCGCGACAAGCAAAATGTACTTTTCATAGCAGTTGGCACAGGAATCGGCAGCGGGATTATCATCAACAACCAGCTTTATCGCGGTTCATCCAGTGCGGCTGGCGAAATTGGCTACATGGTGACGGACAAAAATGATATGAAGAATGAGTTCAAGCCGATTTTTCACCGCTATGGCTACCTTGAAAGTGTTGCTGGAGGGAAGTCGATTGGAGACAGGCTGACAAAATGCATCCAGAACGAGCCAGAACATCCGATGCATAAACAGGCTCTTGCATCAGAGCTGCCGGGTGAAATGGCATTCAAATTAGCGAAGACAGGCGATGGAATCGCCCTGAAGGTAATTGATGAAGCAATCGAGCATTTAGCTTACGGAATCGTTAATGCTGCTAGTTTGCTAAATCCAGAGGTTGTCATTTTAGGAGGTGGTGTTTTAAAATCATCCGAATTCATTCTGCCGAAGCTGCAGGAAATCGTGAATCAATACCTTCCTAGTTCAGTCCAGCTGAAGACGTCCCAACTGGGTGACAATGCCGGGGTCCTTGGCGCAGTGTCACTATTCATGAGGGAGCATGAAAGTTTAATTAAATACAATTAA